In Solanum stenotomum isolate F172 chromosome 6, ASM1918654v1, whole genome shotgun sequence, one DNA window encodes the following:
- the LOC125868360 gene encoding em-like protein yields MSTEQEKRAELDRKAREGVTVVPGGTGGKSLEAQEHLAEGRRQGGQTRKEQIGVEGFQEMGRKGGFSSSGGSGGERAQEEGDPIDESKYRTKT; encoded by the exons atgtcaacagaGCAAGAGAAAAGAGCTGAGCTGGACCGCAAGGCAAGGGAAGGAGTGACTGTGGTTCCTGGAGGAACAGGTGGCAAAAGTCTTGAAGCCCAAGAACACCTTGCTGAGG GGAGGAGGCAAGGGGGGCAAACGAGGAAGGAGCAAATCGGAGTAGAAGGGTTCCAAGAGATGGGTCGCAAAGGCGGGTTCAGTTCAAGCGGCGGCTCGGGTGGAGAGCGTGCCCAGGAGGAGGGTGATCCGATTGATGAGTCCAAGTATAGAACCAAAACTTGA
- the LOC125867995 gene encoding endoglucanase 13-like: MSSTNNFMLGFCLVILFVNAASIDYGEALTKSLLYFEAQRSGKLPSNQRVQWRGDSALNDGKDDGIDLTGGYYDAGDNVKFGFPMAFTITMLAWSATDFKFQLNSKNELKNALNAIKWGTDYFIKAHKESHVLYGEIGEGISDHKCWERPEDMTTPRSVYKIDEQHPGADLAGETAAALAAAAIAFKESDSGYSNQLLTHAKELFDFAKKFPGMYTSSIPVAGKFYGSSGYEDELLWAAVWLYEATKDKSYLDYINEKSTSCGGTRLNFSWDDKYIGAQVLIAKDILENKFAGNESTLLNEYKKNAEEFICNCIQNGHSNIQKTNGGLLWWDYWNNLQFVTTATFVITTYADTLSATKNSLQCSSGNVEPSQLINFVKSQVDYILGENPQKMSYMVGFGTNYPQEVHHRGASIVSIKKDKKPVGCQEGFDQWFNRNAPNPNVLVGAIVGGPDNSDNYNDSRDNYKQAEAATANSAPLVGVLARFAS; the protein is encoded by the exons ATGTCttcaacaaataattttatgcTTGGTTTTTGCCTTgtgattttatttgtaaatgcAGCTTCAATTGATTATGGAGAAGCACTTACAAAATCTTTATTGTATTTTGAAGCACAAAGATCTGGAAAATTGCCTTCTAATCAACGTGTACAATGGCGTGGAGATTCAGCCCTTAACGATGGCAAAGACGACGGG ATTGATTTGACGGGAGGGTATTATGATGCCGGAGACAACGTAAAATTCGGGTTTCCGATGGCATTTACGATAACAATGTTAGCATGGAGCGCAActgatttcaaatttcaattaaattcaaaaaatgaaCTGAAAAATGCTCTAAATGCAATCAAATGGGGAACTGATTATTTCATCAAAGCACATAAAGAGTCTCATGTTTTATATGGCGAAATCGGAGAGGGAATTTCCGATCATAAGTGTTGGGAGAGGCCGGAAGATATGACAACGCCGAGGAGTGTTTACAAAATTGATGAACAACACCCAGGTGCTGACCTGGCTGGAGAAACGGCCGCAGCTTTAGCTGCTGCAGCCATTGCTTTTAAGGAATCTGATTCGGGTTACTCGAATCAACTTCTTACTCATGCCAAAGAG CTATTTGATTTTGCTAAAAAGTTTCCAGGCATGTACACAAGTAGCATTCCTGTGGCCGGTAAATTCTATGGTAGCTCCGGCTATGAG GATGAACTATTGTGGGCTGCTGTTTGGTTGTATGAAGCCACCAAAGACAAATCATACCTGGATTACATCAATGAAAAGTCCACTAGTTGTGGTGGGACCAGATTAAATTTTTCATGGGATGACAAATATATTGGTGCTCAAGTACTCATTGCCAAG GATATTCTGGAGAATAAATTTGCAGGGAATGAAAGTACTTTATTGAATGAATACAAGAAAAATGCAGAGGAATTTATATGCAATTGTATACAAAACGGACATAGCAATATACAGAAGACTAATGGAGGACTTTTATGGTGGGATTATTGGAATAATCTTCAATTTGTCACAACTGCAACATTTGTTATAACAACTTATGCAGATACATTATCTGCCACTAAAAATTCTCTACAATGCTCTAGTGGAAATGTGGAGCCTTCACAACTAATAAACTTTGTTAAATCTCAG GTGGATTATATACTTGGTGAAAACCCCCAAAAAATGAGTTACATGGTTGGATTTGGTACAAATTATCCACAAGAAGTTCATCATAGAGGAGCATCAATTGTGTCaattaaaaaagacaaaaaaccAGTGGGTTGCCAAGAAGGTTTTGATCAATGGTTCAATAGAAATGCACCAAATCCAAATGTTTTAGTTGGGGCAATTGTTGGAGGACCTGATAATAGTGATAATTATAATGATTCAAGAGATAATTATAAGCAAGCTGAGGCTGCTACTGCTAATTCAGCACCATTAGTTGGAGTTTTAGCAAGATTTGCTAGTTAG
- the LOC125869205 gene encoding clathrin heavy chain 1-like: protein MAAANAPITMKEALTLQSIGVNPQFITFTNVTMESDKYICVRETSPQNSVVIIDMNMPMQPLRRPITADSALMNPNTRILALKAQVPGTTQDHLQIFNIEAKQKIKSHQMPEQVVFWKWITPKMLGLVTQTSVYHWPIEGDSEPVKMFDRTANLANNQIINYRCDPSEKWLVLIGIAPGSPEKPQLVKGNMQLFSVDQQRSQALEAHAASFASIRVPGNDRDSILISFASKTSNAGQVTSKLHVIELGAQPGKPSFSKKQADLFFPPDFADDFPVAMQISHKYGLIYVITKLGLLFVYDLETATAVYRNRISPDPIFLTSEASSIGGFYAVNRRGQVLLATVNEATIIPFVSGQLNNLELAVNLAKRGNLPGAENLVVQRFQDLFAQTKYKEAAELAAESPQGILRTPDTVAKFQSVPVQAGQTPPLLQYFGTLLTKGKLNAFESLELSRLVVNQNKKNLLENWLAEDKLECSEELGDLVKTVDNDLALKIYIKARATPKVVAAFAERREFDKILIYSKQVGYTPDYLFLLQTILRSDPQGAVNFALMMSQMEGGCPVDYNTITDLFLQRNMIREATAFLLDVLKPNLPEHGYLQTKVLEINLVTFPNVADAILANGMFSHYDRPRIAQLCEKAGLYIRALQHYSELPDIKRVIVNTHAIEPQALVEFFGTVSREWALECMKDLLVINIKGNLQIIVQVAKEYCEQLGIDACIKLFEQFKSYDGLYFFLGSYLSSSEDPDIHFKYIEAAARTGQIKEVERVTRESNFYDPEKTKNFLMEAKLPDARPLINVCDRFGFVPDLTHYLYTNNMLRYIEGYVQKVNPGNAPLVVGQLLDDECPEDFIKGLILSVRSLLPVEPLVAECEKRNRLRLLTQFLEHLVSEGSQDVHVHNALGKIIIESNNNPEHFLTTNPYYDSRVVGKYCEKRDPTLAVVAYRRGQCDDELINVTNKNSLFKLQARYVVERMDGDLWDKVLIPENEFRRQLIDQVVSTALPESKSPEQVSAAVKAFMTADLPHELIELLEKIVLQNSAFSGNFNLQNLLILTAIKADPSRVMDYINRLDNFDGPAVGEVAVEAQLYEEAFAIFKKFNLNVQAVNVLLDSIRDINRAVEFAFRVEEDAVWSQVAKAQLREGLVSDAIESFIRADDATQFLDVIHAAEDADVYHDLVKYLLMVRQKTKEPKVDSELIYAYAKIDRLGEIEEFILMPNVANLPNVGDRLYDGALYEAAKIIFAFISNWAKLASTLIKLNQFQGAVDAARKANSAKTWKEVCFACVDAEEFRLAQICGLNIIVQVDDLEEVSEFYQNRGCFNELISLMESGLGLERAHMGIFTELGVLYARYRHEKLMEHIKLFSTRLNIPKLIRACDEQQHWKELTYLYIQYDEFDNAATTVMNHSPDAWDHMQFKDIVVKVANVELYYKAVHFYLQEHPDLINDLLNVLALRVDHTRVVDIMRKAGHLRLVKPYMIAVQSNNVSAVNEALNEIYVEEEDYDRLRESIELHDSFDQIGLAQKIEKHELLEMRRVAASIYKKAGRWKQSIALSKKDNLYKDAMETASQSGDRELAEELLVYFIEQGKKECFASCLFVCYDLIRADVALELAWMNNMIDFAFPYLLQFIREYTGKVDELIKDKIESQKEAKAKENEEKDVMKQQNMYAQLLPLALPAPPMPGMGGAGMGGGFAPPPPPHMGGMGMPPMPPFGMPPMGSY from the exons ATGGCAGCAGCTAATGCTCCGATCACTATGAAAGAGGCCCTAACG TTGCAAAGTATAGGGGTTAATCCGCAGTTCATCACGTTCACCAATGTTACCATGGAATCAGATAAGTATATATGTGTACGGGAGACTTCACCACAAAATAGTGTGGTGATTATTGATATGAACATGCCAATGCAGCCATTGAGGCGCCCGATTACGGCAGACTCTGCTCTTATGAATCCTAATACCAGAATTCTGGCTCTAAAAG CTCAAGTTCCAGGAACTACTCAAGACCACTTACAAATTTTCAATATTGAGGCAAAGCAGAAAATTAAATCACATCAGATGCCTGAGCAG GTTGTTTTCTGGAAGTGGATTACCCCTAAGATGTTAGGTCTTGTCACACAAACCTCAGTGTACCATTGGCCAATTGAAG GTGATTCCGAGCCTGTAAAGATGTTTGATAGAACAGCCAATCTAGCTAACAACCAAATTATCAACTATCGATGTGATCCTTCAGAGAAATGGTTGGTTTTGATTGGTATTGCCCCAGGTTCACCAGAG AAGCCCCAACTGGTCAAAGGGAATATGCAACTGTTTTCAGTGGATCAGCAACGCAGTCAAGCTCTTGAGGCTCATGCTGCATCATTTGCCTCAATAAGA GTACCTGGAAATGATAGGGATTCCATACTCATTTCTTTTGCCTCAAAAACCTCAAATGCTGGGCAAGTTACATCAAAGTTGCATGTCATTGAGCTAGGCGCCCAGCCAG GGAAGCCTTCATTTTCAAAGAAACAGGCAGATCTTTTCTTTCCTCCGGATTTTGCTGATGATTTCCCAGTTGCCATGCAg ATCTCTCATAAGTAtggtttaatttatgtcatCACAAAGCTTGGTCTTCTGTTTGTCTATGACTTGGAAACAGCTACTGCTGTGTACAGAAATAGGATCAGCCCAGATCCTATTTTTCTGACTTCAGAAGCTTCATCAATCGGTGGTTTCTATGCCGTCAACAGGCGAGGGCAAGTGTTGCTAGCCACAGTAAATGAAGCAACAATTATTCCTTTTGTCAGTGGCCAA TTGAATAATCTAGAGCTTGCTGTCAATCTTGCCAAAAGAGGAAACCTTCCTGGTGCTGAGAATTTG GTTGTCCAGCGCTTTCAAGATTTGTTTGCTCAAACCAAGTACAAAGAGGCTGCTGAGCTTGCTGCAGAATCCCCCCAAGGCATACTCCGTACGCCGGATACTGTTGCTAAATTTCAG AGTGTTCCTGTTCAAGCAGGGCAAACGCCTCCTCTGTTGCAGTACTTTGGTACACTCTTGACTAAAGGGAAGCTCAATGCATTTGAGTCTTTGGAACTTTCACGACTTGTTGTCAACCAGAATAAGAAGAACCTCTTGGAGAATTGGTTGGCTGAAGATAAGCTAGAGTGTAGTGAGGAACTTGGCGACCTTGTGAAG ACTGTTGATAATGACCTTGCCTTGAAGATATACATCAAAGCAAGAGCAACACCAAAAGTTGTTGCCGCTTTTGCTGAGCGCAGGGAGTTTGACAAGATTCTGATATACTCAAAGCAG GTTGGATATACTCCTGACTATTTGTTCCTGCTGCAAACAATTCTTCGATCCGATCCTCAG GGTGCTGTTAATTTTGCGCTCATGATGTCTCAAATGGAGGGAGGGTGTCCTGTTGATTATAATACAATCACCGACCTATTTCTTCAG AGGAACATGATCCGTGAGGCAACAGCATTTTTGTTGGATGTTCTGAAGCCTAACCTTCCAGAGCATGGTTACCTGCAGACTAAG GTCTTGGAAATCAACCTTGTGACTTTCCCAAATGTTGCTGATGCTATATTAGCCAATGGAATGTTCAGTCATTATGATCGACCACGAATTGCTCAACTTTGTGAAAAAGCTGGTCTTTATATTCGGGCTTTGCAG CACTACAGTGAACTACCTGATATCAAGCGCGTAATTGTTAACACACATGCCATTGAGCCTCAG GCTCTGGTTGAGTTCTTTGGGACTGTCTCACGTGAATGGGCGCTTGAGTGCATGAAGGACCTTCTGGTGATCAATATCAAAGGCAACCTTCAAATAATAGTTCAG GTTGCAAAGGAGTACTGTGAACAGTTGGGTATTGATGCCTGCATTAAGCTTTTTGAGCAGTTCAAGTCGTACGATGGGTTGTACTTCTTCTTGGGATCATATTTGAGTTCGAG TGAGGATCCTGATATCCACTTTAAGTATATTGAAGCAGCTGCCAGGACTGGACAAATCAAGGAGGTTGAGCGTGTGACAAGAGAATCTAACTTCTACGACCCTGAAAAGACTAAGAACTTTTTGATGGAAGCCAAACTTCCTGATGCCCGACCTCTGATCAATGTTTGTGACCGCTTTGGTTTTGTTCCTGATCTCACACACTATCTGTACACTAACAATATGCTACGATATATTGAGGGTTATGTTCAAAAG GTCAATCCAGGAAATGCTCCTTTAGTTGTGGGGCAGCTTTTAGATGACGAGTGTCCAGAGGATTTCATTAAAGGCTTGATCCTTTCTGTTCGTTCTCTGCTTCCTGTTGAGCCCCTTGTGGCTGAATGTGAAAAAAG GAACCGACTGCGACTGCTTACACAGTTTTTGGAGCATCTTGTCAGTGAAGGAAGCCAAGATGTGCATGTACACAATGCTCTTGGTAAGATCATCATAGAGAGCAATAATAACCCAGAGCATTTCCTCACGACCAACCCATATTATGACTCTCGTGTTGTGGGTAAATACTGTGAGAAGCGTGATCCGACCCTTGCTGTTGTGGCCTATAGAAGAGGGCAATGTGATGATGAACTTATTAATGTAACAAATAAGAACTCTCTGTTCAAACTTCAAGCCAG gTATGTCGTTGAGAGGATGGATGGTGATCTTTGGGATAAAGTTCTTATCCCTGAGAACGAGTTTAGAAGGCAGCTCATAGATCAAGTTGTCTCCACTGCTCTGCCTGAAAGCAAGAGCCCAGAACAAGTTTCTGCAGCTGTTAAAGCGTTCATGACAGCTGATCTTCCTCATGAACTGATTGAGCTTCTTGAAAAGATTGTGCTCCAAAACTCTGCATTTAGTGGGAACTTTAATCTGCAGAATTTGCTTATCTTGACAGCCATTAAAGCTGATCCATCTAGAGTTATGGACTATATCAATAGGCTTGATAATTTTGATGGTCCCGCGGTTGGGGAGGTTGCTGTTGAAGCACAGCTCTATGAAGAGGCCTTTGCAATCTTCAAGAAGTTCAACTTGAATGTTCAGGCTGTCAATGTTCTGCTTGACAGCATCCGTGATATAAATCGTGCTGTGGAGTTTGCATTCCGAGTTGAAGAAGATGCTGTTTGGAGCCAGGTTGCCAAAGCTCAACTCAGAGAGGGATTAGTGAGTGATGCTATTGAATCATTTATTCGGGCAGATGATGCTACCCAATTCTTGGATGTCATTCATGCTGCAGAAGATGCAGATGTTTATCATGACTTAGTGAAGTATTTGCTGATGGTAAGGCAAAAGACTAAGGAGCCCAAGGTTGACAGTGAACTCATTTATGCTTATGCTAAGATTGATCGATTGGGCGAAATTGAAGAATTCATTTTAATGCCAAATGTTGCTAATCTACCAAATGTTGGCGATCGCTTGTATGATGGAGCATTGTATGAGGCTGCAAAGATCATATTTGCTTTTATTTCTAATTGGGCTAAGTTGGCAAGCACTCTTATAAAGTTGAATCAATTCCAAGGTGCTGTTGATGCAGCACGTAAAGCAAACAGCGCAAAAACATGGAAAGAAGTCTGCTTTGCTTGTGTTGATGCTGAGGAGTTCCGCTTAGCTCAAATTTGTGGGCTTAACATTATAGTGCAG GTCGATGATTTGGAGGAAGTGAGTGAATTTTACCAAAACAGAGGATGTTTCAATGAATTGATCTCTCTTATGGAGAGTGGGCTTGGGTTGGAGCGTGCCCATATGGGTATCTTCACAGAACTTGGTGTTCTATATGCCAGATACCGTCATGAGAAGCTCATGGAGCACATAAAATTATTCTCCACCCGTCTCAACATTCCGAAGCTTATTCGCGCCTGTGATGAGCAGCAACACTGGAAGGAACTCACGTATTTGTATATCCAATATGATGAATTTGATAATGCTGCCACTACTGTTATGAATCATTCTCCAGATGCTTGGGATCATATGCAGTTCAAAGACATCGTTGTGAAAGTTGCTAATGTGGAACTTTATTACAAGGCCGTCCACTTCTATTTGCAAGAGCATCCTGATCTGATTAATGATCTTTTAAATGTTCTAGCACTCAGGGTGGACCACACACGTGTAGTGGATATAATGAGAAAG GCGGGTCACCTTCGCCTAGTGAAGCCTTATATGATTGCTGTTCAAAGCAACAATGTTTCTGCTGTGAATGAGGCCCTTAACGAGATATATGTTGAAGAGGAAGACTATGACAGACTACGTGAATCAATTGAATTGCATGATAGCTTTGATCAGATTGGGCTTGCACAGAAG ATAGAGAAACATGAGCTCCTTGAGATGAGGCGTGTTGCTGCTTCTATTTATAAAAAGGCTGGTCGGTGGAAGCAATCCATTGCTCTATCAAAGAAAGATAATCTGTACAAAGATGCAATGGAAACAGCCTCACAATCTGGGGATCGTGAACTTGCTGAGGAGTTGCTTGTTTACTTCATTGAACAG GGAAAGAAAGAATGCTTTGCATCATGCCTATTTGTTTGTTATGATTTGATCCGCGCAGATGTTGCCCTTGAGCTAGCATGGATGAATAATATGATTGACTTCGCGTTCCCTTATCTATTACAG TTTATCCGTGAATACACTGGCAAGGTAGATGAGCTGATAAAAGATAAGATTGAGTCTCAAAAAGAAGCAAAAGCCAAAGAGAATGAAGAGAAGGATGTTATGAAGCAGCAG AATATGTATGCTCAGCTGCTTCCTCTGGCTTTGCCTGCTCCGCCAATGCCAGGTATGGGAGGTGCTGGTATGGGTGGAGGTTTTGCTCCGCCGCCACCACCTCATATGGGTGGAATGGGAATGCCTCCAATGCCTCCATTTGGCATGCCACCAATGGGTTCCTACTAA
- the LOC125868132 gene encoding putative protein phosphatase 2C 53: protein MPCAIAITNSQIFSPSQQTPKLINSPFFCKPSSIQSPVNLSSFYASSSLSPVPAPAVLCQSPLSPLTNCYNRNLREEEEPTECSTSSSSTTAEAVAISKRKRPARISIPIVSLGLGNVGETPREESRVDEVEVEGEGYSVFCKRGKKRGDMEDRYSAVVNDDAKNGSKQAFFGVFDGHGGAKAAEFAAKNLGRNIINEVALRSEEGLEEAVREGYLTTDTEFLKLNANGGSCCVTALVQNGELIVSNAGDCRAVMSRGGVAEALTVDHCPSRQDEMERIQRLGGYVDCCRGVWRIQGSLAVSRGIGDSQLKRWVIAEPETKILTIEPECEFLILASDGLWEKVSNQEAVELLRPFCVGVDNQQPLSACKKLVDLAVTRGSSDDISAMVIQLGQFVQ, encoded by the exons atgcCTTGTGCCATAGCAATAACAAATTCTCAAATATTCTCACCATCACAACAAACAcccaaactaattaattcaccATTTTTCTGTAAACCATCATCTATACAATCGCCGGTAAATCTGTCGTCCTTCTATGCATCATCATCACTGTCTCCGGTGCCGGCGCCGGCAGTTTTATGTCAATCACCTCTATCGCCGTTGACTAATTGCTATAACAGAAATCTAAGGGAAGAGGAGGAACCGACGGAGTGCTCCACGTCGTCATCGTCGACGACGGCGGAGGCGGTGGCGATTTCAAAGAGGAAGAGGCCGGCGAGGATTTCGATTCCGATCGTATCGTTAGGTTTGGGAAACGTTGGTGAAACTCCGAGGGAAGAGAGTAGGGTGGATGAAGTGGAAGTTGAAGGAGAAGGTTACTCTGTGTTTTGtaaaagagggaaaaaaagaGGTGATATGGAAGATCGGTATTCTGCGGTAGTTAATGATGATGCTAAAAACGGCTCTAAACAG GCCTTTTTTGGTGTATTTGATGGACATGGTGGAGCAAAAGCTGCAGAGTTTGCGGCAAAGAATTTGGGCAGGAATATTATAAATGAAGTGGCATTGAGGAGTGAAGAGGGACTAGAAGAGGCAGTCAGAGAGGGTTACCTCACTACAGACACGGAGTTTCTTAAGCTAAATGCAAATGGAGGGAGCTGTTGTGTGACAGCACTGGTACAGAATGGAGAACTTATTGTATCAAATGCTGGTGACTGTCGTGCTGTTATGAGCAGAGGAGGAGTGGCAGAGGCACTCACAGTTGATCATTGTCCTTCGAGGCAAGATGAAATGGAAAGAATTCAACGCCTAGGTGGCTATGTAGATTGTTGCCGCGGTGTGTGGAGAATTCAAGGATCTCTTGCTGTGTCACGAGGAATAGGAGATTCCCAGCTTAAGAGATGGGTGATAGCTGAACCAGAGACAAAAATATTGACGATTGAACCAGAATGTGAATTCCTGATCTTGGCATCTGACGGTCTTTGGGAAAAG GTAAGTAATCAAGAAGCAGTGGAGCTACTTCGACCTTTCTGCGTAGGTGTTGATAACCAACAGCCTTTATCTGCTTGCAAAAAGCTTGTTGATTTGGCAGTAACGAGAGGATCCTCTGATGACATAAGCGCAATGGTCATTCAACTAGGTCAATTCGTTCAATAA